Part of the Burkholderiales bacterium genome is shown below.
TTCGCCGCTGAACCAGAGAGTAGAAAACCATGCCGCGACGCAGAGAAGTTCCCAAGCGCGAAGTCCTTCCCGATCCGAAGTATTCGAGCCAGGACGTTTCGAAGTTCATCAACGTCCTCATGACCGGAGGCAAGAAGTCGGTCGCCGAACGCATCATCTACGGTGCGCTCGAGACGATCAAGCAGCGCAGCAACAAAGAGCCGCTCGAAGTCTTCAACCAGGCGCTCTCCAACGTGAAGCCGATGGTCGAAGTGAAGAGCCGCCGCGTCGGCGGTGCGAACTACCAGGTGCCGGTCGAAGTCCGGCCCGTCCGCCGCATGGCGCTGGCGATGCGCTGGCTCCGCGATGCCGCGCGCGGCCGCGGTGAAAAGTCGATGCAGCAACGGCTCGCGAGCGAGCTGTCCGAGGCCGCCGAGGGCCGCGGCGGCGCGATGAAGAAGCGCGAGGAAGTGCACCGCATGGCGGAAGCCAACAAGGCTTTCTCGCATTACCGGTTCTGAAATGCAGTGTTGAGTGTTGAGTTGTGAGTGTTTAGTGAGCTCACCGACACTCTCCCACTCAACACTAAACACTCAACAATTAGCACTGGGTTACTGACGTGGCACGCAAGACTCCTATCGAGCGGTACCGCAATATCGGCATCATGGCGCACATCGATGCCGGTAAGACCACGACCACCGAGCGCGTCCTGTTCTACACGGGCGTCTCCCACAAGCTGGGCGAGGTGCACGACGGCACCGCGGTCATGGACTGGATGGAGCAGGAGCAGGAGCGCGGCATCACGATCACGTCCGCGGCGACCACCTGCTTCTGGAAGGGCATGGACGGCACCTTCCCCGAGCACCGCGTGAACATCATCGACACTCCGGGCCACGTCGACTTCACGATCGAGGTGGAAAGGTCGCTGCGCGTGCTCGACGGCGCGTGCACCGTGCTGTGTGCGGTGGGCGGCGTGCAGCCGCAGACCGAGACGGTCTGGCGCCAGGGCAACAAGTACAAGGTTCCGCGCCTGTTCTTCGTGAACAAGATGGACCGCGCCGGCGCGGACTTCATGCGCGTGTACGACCAGATCAAGACGCGCCTGAAGGCCAATCCGGTTCCCATTCAGCTCCCCATCGGCGCCGAAGACAAGTTCGAAGGCGTGATCGACCTCGTCAAGATGAAGGCGATCTTCTGGGACGATTCGACGCAGGGCATGAAGTTCGAGGCCCGCGACATCCCCGAAGATCTCGCCGACGACGCGCAGGAGTGGCGCGAGAAGATGGTCGAGTCCGCCGCGGAAGCGAACGAAGAGCTCATGAACAAGTACCTCGAGAACGGGGACTTGTCCGAGGCCGAGATCAAGCAGGGTCTGCGCATCCGCACGATCAACACCGAGATCTTCCCGATGCTGTGCGGCTCGGCGTTCAAGAACAAGGGCGTGCAGGCGATGCTCGACGCGGTCGTCGAGTACATGCCGTCGCCCACCGACATCGCGGCCGTGAACGGCACCAACGAGCGCGGCGAGGAAGAAGAGCGTGCGGCGTCCGACCAGGCACCGTTCTCCGCCCTCGCGTTCAAGATCATGACCGACCCGTTCGTCGGCCAGCTCACGTTCTTCCGCGTCTATTCGGGCGTGGTGAACTCGGGCGACACGATCTACAACCCGGTGAAGGGCCGCAAGGAGCGCATCGGCCGTATCCTGCAGATGCACGCCAACGCGCGCGAAGAGATCAAGGAAGTGCGCGCGGGCGACATCGCGGCGGCGGTGGGTCTCAAGGACTACACCACCGGCGACACGCTCACCGATCCGACCAAGATCATCACGCTCGAGAAGATGGAATTCCCAGAGCCGGTGATTCACGTCGCGGTCGAGCCGAAGACCAAGGCCGACCAGGAGAAGATGGGCATGGCGCTCAATCGCCTCGCCCAGGAAGATCCGTCGTTCCGCGTGCGCACCGACGAGGAATCGGGCCAGACGATCATCTCCGGCATGGGCGAGCTTCACCTC
Proteins encoded:
- the rpsG gene encoding 30S ribosomal protein S7; the encoded protein is MPRRREVPKREVLPDPKYSSQDVSKFINVLMTGGKKSVAERIIYGALETIKQRSNKEPLEVFNQALSNVKPMVEVKSRRVGGANYQVPVEVRPVRRMALAMRWLRDAARGRGEKSMQQRLASELSEAAEGRGGAMKKREEVHRMAEANKAFSHYRF
- the fusA gene encoding elongation factor G; protein product: MARKTPIERYRNIGIMAHIDAGKTTTTERVLFYTGVSHKLGEVHDGTAVMDWMEQEQERGITITSAATTCFWKGMDGTFPEHRVNIIDTPGHVDFTIEVERSLRVLDGACTVLCAVGGVQPQTETVWRQGNKYKVPRLFFVNKMDRAGADFMRVYDQIKTRLKANPVPIQLPIGAEDKFEGVIDLVKMKAIFWDDSTQGMKFEARDIPEDLADDAQEWREKMVESAAEANEELMNKYLENGDLSEAEIKQGLRIRTINTEIFPMLCGSAFKNKGVQAMLDAVVEYMPSPTDIAAVNGTNERGEEEERAASDQAPFSALAFKIMTDPFVGQLTFFRVYSGVVNSGDTIYNPVKGRKERIGRILQMHANAREEIKEVRAGDIAAAVGLKDYTTGDTLTDPTKIITLEKMEFPEPVIHVAVEPKTKADQEKMGMALNRLAQEDPSFRVRTDEESGQTIISGMGELHLEIIVDRMKREFGVEANVGAPQVAYRETIKKPVEKVEGKFVKQSGGRGQYGHVWIKMEPQEPGKGYEFVDAIKGGSVPREYIPAVEKGINDTLPNGVLAGFPVVDVKVTLFDGSYHEVDSNENAFKMAGSMAFKEGMRRASPTLLEPIMAVEVETPEDFMGNVVGDLNSRRGMILGMDDMVGGGKAVKAEVPLAEMFGYATTLRSLSQGRATYSMEFKHYAEAPKNVAEAIINKYTGKDTEKK